From the genome of Solibacillus sp. FSL H8-0538:
AAACTCTAGTGAACGCTCATATGTTGCACGTGCACGAACTCTTGGCGTTAAGCGACGCACCGTTTCAATATTATGGTTTAAAATATCCGGCTTTGAATCCATTAACATTTGTAAGTTTTCTTCATGACCACCTAGATCTGAAGGTAATACTTCCACCGATGTTAACGGGCTTTTACGGCGAATTGCACGGACAGTTTCAGCAAGTACAGCAGCTCCACCATCTTTCAAATCATCGCGTGCAACCATCGTAATTACGACATGTTTTAAATTCATTAATGCAACAGAATCTGCTACACGTTCTGGCTCTGCTAAATCTAATTCATTAGGTAACCCTGTTTTAACCGCACAAAAACGACATGCACGAGTACAGATCGAACCTAAAATCATCATCGTTGCTGTACGGCGCTCGCCCCAGCATTCATGAATATTTGGACAGCGTGCTTCTTCACAAACAGTATGCAAATTTTTCTCACGCATTAGCTTCTTTAAACCTTTATATTCATCATTCGTATTTAACTTAATTTTTAACCAATCAGGTTTTCTTACATGTTCTCCTTTGTTGCTCGTCGGTTTACAAGATGTCATGAATTTACGCCCTTTCGATTTGACCATTAATAGGTACATTACTGATGTCAATGTAACATATTCCACCACTCGCAACAACAAACTTTTCAATTCACACTAATAATTCTTACTATACTGGCAACTATTCATATGGAACTGGTACTTCTAACGAAGGTTGCACGCCTTCACCACCATTAGTATAAATATGTGGGACAGTTCCTCGTATTAATCCGATTGCCACTGGGATACGTTGCTCTACTGTCGCCGAACTGCTTGCAAAAGGAACAATAATTTGGACATTTACTTTAAGAAGGATATTAACCTCTACTTTGGCGTTATTTATACCAAATTCCGTAACGGAAGATTCAACATTACTAGTAACATTCCCTATAATATGAAAGCGAATCGGAATTTTCGGTCCTAAATTACCGATAATAGGTATATTGGCTGCCTGACCAAGCGGGACAAAAAATACAATTCCATCTCCAGCTTCCATTCTGCCTACATCATATTCAACATTTTCCAAGTTCGGTAAATGGGTTAAATCGCCGTTTTCTGCCTGCTCTAAATATTCTTTTACGAGTGTTTGTGTTTCCGCACGCACTTGGTTTATTATTTCAGTGTTAAACTTAGTCGTAATCATATCGGTTGATTGGGATGGAAGGTCCACAATAATATCATTCACGTTGAGTACACGAGATGTTCTTGAATCTATGGCCTTACTTACTACAGATGAGGCTACCTTATATGTTTGTACCTCGGCATATTGTAAATACGTTGGCATCAGTCGTATATTAATAATATATAAACTAGCAACAACCATTATTAACAAGCTCACAAAAAGTAGAACAGCCCAGTTTGAT
Proteins encoded in this window:
- the lipA gene encoding lipoyl synthase, with the protein product MTSCKPTSNKGEHVRKPDWLKIKLNTNDEYKGLKKLMREKNLHTVCEEARCPNIHECWGERRTATMMILGSICTRACRFCAVKTGLPNELDLAEPERVADSVALMNLKHVVITMVARDDLKDGGAAVLAETVRAIRRKSPLTSVEVLPSDLGGHEENLQMLMDSKPDILNHNIETVRRLTPRVRARATYERSLEFLRRAKEMQPTIPTKSSLMIGLGETLEDIYEVMDDLRANNVDIMTIGQYLQPSKKHLAVQKYYSPLEFGKLRKIAMEKGFSHCEAGPLVRSSYHADEQVNAAAKERQAKAEV
- the yunB gene encoding sporulation protein YunB, producing the protein MFSRRKKGMRFNRVKRRKSNWAVLLFVSLLIMVVASLYIINIRLMPTYLQYAEVQTYKVASSVVSKAIDSRTSRVLNVNDIIVDLPSQSTDMITTKFNTEIINQVRAETQTLVKEYLEQAENGDLTHLPNLENVEYDVGRMEAGDGIVFFVPLGQAANIPIIGNLGPKIPIRFHIIGNVTSNVESSVTEFGINNAKVEVNILLKVNVQIIVPFASSSATVEQRIPVAIGLIRGTVPHIYTNGGEGVQPSLEVPVPYE